From Xylanibacter oryzae DSM 17970, a single genomic window includes:
- a CDS encoding 4Fe-4S dicluster domain-containing protein, whose product MATTNHQIATRIKAATGVDIDMCYQCGKCTAGCVLADDMDYPSSMIMRMLQTDDEENYRKIISSEAIWLCQNCENCIGRCPKEVDIPKIMDYLRADSVKNKCVSPKAKPILSFYQSFLGAVKTSGRLSEVFMTIGFKLRTLRLWQDVNLVPSMLAKGKLKFIPESIKGKRNIKNIFKSTNNK is encoded by the coding sequence ATGGCAACTACTAATCATCAAATTGCTACCCGTATAAAGGCAGCTACCGGAGTCGACATTGATATGTGCTACCAATGCGGCAAATGTACAGCAGGTTGCGTGCTCGCTGACGATATGGATTACCCATCGTCTATGATCATGCGTATGCTGCAAACCGATGATGAAGAGAACTATCGCAAGATTATCTCTTCTGAAGCAATATGGCTATGCCAGAATTGTGAAAACTGCATCGGAAGATGCCCCAAGGAGGTAGATATTCCTAAAATAATGGATTATCTGCGTGCCGATTCTGTGAAAAACAAATGTGTTTCGCCTAAAGCAAAGCCCATTCTTTCTTTTTATCAATCTTTTCTTGGTGCCGTAAAAACATCAGGACGCCTGAGTGAAGTCTTCATGACTATTGGATTCAAACTACGGACACTGCGCCTTTGGCAAGATGTCAATCTCGTTCCATCTATGCTGGCAAAAGGCAAATTGAAGTTTATACCTGAATCTATTAAAGGCAAGAGAAACATAAAGAATATCTTCAAATCTACTAATAACAAATAG
- a CDS encoding CoB--CoM heterodisulfide reductase iron-sulfur subunit B family protein — MKLGFYPGCSLNGTAREYNESVKALAPVFGIELIDIDDWNCCGASAAHAVNRDLSLALPARTLALAEKQGFDEIVVPCAACFNRLAVAQYELNKDEMLKKSVEKSINMTFKNDIKILNVVQFIEKYIKDKIAEKVSHKFEHQVACYYGCLLVRPHKIIDFDRVEDPTSLDELMQLIGATPIDWGFKTECCGASLSIARTDLVAKLSGNIVKDAADRGAEAIIVACPMCQSNLDMRRPQIDKYVGKEISTPVIYITQAIGLAVGIAPEKLGLQRHFVKVNTL, encoded by the coding sequence ATGAAATTAGGTTTTTATCCCGGTTGTTCTCTCAATGGAACGGCTAGAGAATACAATGAATCTGTTAAGGCATTGGCTCCTGTTTTCGGTATAGAACTTATAGATATCGATGATTGGAACTGTTGTGGTGCTTCTGCAGCACATGCTGTAAACAGAGATCTTTCACTTGCTCTTCCCGCAAGAACACTTGCTCTTGCCGAGAAACAGGGTTTCGATGAAATTGTCGTACCTTGTGCTGCTTGTTTCAACCGTCTTGCTGTTGCCCAATATGAGCTTAACAAAGATGAGATGCTTAAGAAATCAGTAGAGAAGAGCATCAATATGACATTCAAAAATGATATTAAAATACTGAATGTCGTACAGTTTATCGAAAAATATATCAAGGATAAGATAGCCGAAAAGGTATCACACAAATTTGAACATCAGGTAGCCTGCTATTACGGTTGCCTGTTGGTGCGCCCTCACAAAATAATAGATTTCGACCGTGTAGAAGACCCTACCTCTTTAGATGAACTTATGCAACTTATTGGTGCCACTCCTATTGATTGGGGATTCAAGACCGAATGTTGCGGAGCTAGTCTGTCTATTGCCCGTACTGACCTGGTGGCAAAGCTTTCAGGTAATATCGTTAAGGATGCTGCCGACCGTGGTGCAGAAGCTATTATAGTAGCTTGCCCTATGTGCCAATCCAATTTGGATATGCGTCGCCCTCAGATAGACAAATATGTAGGTAAGGAAATATCCACACCTGTTATTTATATCACACAAGCTATCGGATTGGCTGTAGGCATTGCTCCTGAAAAACTGGGGTTGCAACGCCATTTTGTTAAAGTCAATACCCTATAA